A single region of the Longimicrobium terrae genome encodes:
- the secG gene encoding preprotein translocase subunit SecG, whose amino-acid sequence MFTFLLILLILDALILIPVVLLQSGKGGGLAAMGGGAGTDSLMGGRHATTLLTKMSWWCGGLFLALALTLSMLSSRPQGASSILQRELQKGGTTTPAPAPALPGAQSPLGAPATGNAPGAASAPVTGTAPAPAAGTAPVTAPAGPASATGTTPAPATGTAPAPAPATTP is encoded by the coding sequence GTGTTCACGTTTCTGCTGATCCTGCTGATCCTCGACGCGCTGATCCTCATCCCCGTGGTGCTCCTGCAGTCGGGGAAGGGCGGCGGGCTGGCCGCGATGGGCGGTGGCGCGGGCACCGATTCGCTGATGGGCGGACGGCATGCCACCACGCTCCTCACCAAGATGAGCTGGTGGTGCGGCGGCCTCTTTCTGGCCCTGGCGCTCACACTCAGCATGCTGTCGTCGCGGCCGCAGGGCGCGTCGTCCATCCTGCAGCGCGAACTGCAGAAGGGCGGCACCACCACGCCCGCTCCGGCTCCCGCGCTTCCGGGCGCGCAGTCTCCGCTCGGCGCACCGGCCACCGGAAACGCGCCCGGCGCGGCGTCCGCTCCGGTAACGGGTACGGCTCCGGCTCCCGCGGCGGGAACCGCTCCGGTGACGGCTCCGGCCGGACCGGCGTCGGCGACCGGTACGACGCCCGCTCCCGCGACGGGCACCGCGCCCGCTCCGGCTCCGGCGACGACGCCCTGA
- the tpiA gene encoding triose-phosphate isomerase, with protein MTVTRTRILAGNWKMNHGPSQAARFFADFLPLVEPADGRSVVFFPPAVSFAAAREAVQGRPDVRLGVQNVHWEAGGAFTGELSVSMAADAGAELVLVGHSERRHVFGETIDETVRKTVAVLEGGLDPVLCVGETIDERRADRAEAVVVEQLGPVLAAVPVEHLARLVIAYEPVWAIGTGVTATPADAAAMHAAVRRTLEEVYGAGAAGQVPVLYGGSVKPENAAELMSQPGVDGVLVGGASLDPAGFAAIVRAAG; from the coding sequence GTGACGGTGACCCGCACGCGCATCCTGGCCGGCAACTGGAAGATGAACCACGGGCCGTCGCAGGCGGCCCGCTTCTTCGCCGATTTCCTGCCCCTCGTGGAGCCGGCGGACGGCCGGAGCGTCGTCTTCTTTCCCCCCGCGGTGTCGTTTGCCGCGGCGCGCGAGGCGGTGCAGGGGCGGCCGGACGTGCGCCTGGGCGTGCAGAATGTGCACTGGGAGGCGGGCGGCGCCTTTACGGGCGAGCTTTCCGTTTCCATGGCGGCGGACGCCGGCGCGGAACTCGTGCTGGTGGGCCACAGCGAGCGCCGCCACGTCTTCGGCGAGACGATCGACGAAACGGTGAGAAAGACCGTCGCCGTGCTGGAGGGCGGGCTGGATCCCGTCCTCTGCGTCGGCGAAACCATCGACGAGCGCCGCGCGGACCGGGCCGAGGCCGTCGTCGTCGAGCAGCTCGGGCCCGTTCTGGCCGCGGTGCCGGTGGAGCACCTGGCGCGGCTGGTGATCGCGTACGAGCCGGTGTGGGCCATCGGCACCGGCGTAACAGCGACGCCCGCGGACGCGGCCGCCATGCACGCGGCCGTCCGGCGCACGCTGGAAGAGGTGTACGGCGCCGGCGCGGCCGGGCAGGTGCCGGTTCTGTACGGCGGCAGCGTCAAGCCCGAAAACGCGGCGGAACTGATGTCGCAGCCCGGCGTGGACGGCGTGCTGGTGGGGGGCGCGAGCCTCGACCCGGCCGGGTTTGCCGCCATCGTACGGGCGGCGGGTTGA
- a CDS encoding phosphoglycerate kinase, whose product MRKRTIADLRDDELRGRRVVVRVDYNVPIEDGRITDDTRITSTLPTLNALLQRGASLVLLAHFGRPKGKPVPEMSLRPVAARLAELLEGHSVRFVEDTVGREAHGAASMLQPGEVILLENTRFLPGEEKNDGPLAEQLAALGDVFVNDAFGAAHRAHSSTAGIATIMRGQGKPAVAGLLMDRELEYLGRALASPARPFVAILGGSKISGKIDVIRSLLPKTDHLLIGGAMANTFFRSMGLATGTSLVEDDRVEMARELLAQAGDKLVIPVDAVVAPRLEAGQTTTVVAREEIQADQSVLDIGPRTVEEFRRVLGTAGTVLWNGPMGVFEIAEFAAGTRGVAEAVADATDRGATTIIGGGDSAAAVADMGLESRMSHVSTGGGASLEFLEGRELPGVSVLSEAE is encoded by the coding sequence GTGCGCAAGCGCACCATCGCCGACCTGCGCGACGACGAGCTGCGGGGCCGCCGCGTCGTCGTGCGGGTCGATTACAACGTTCCCATCGAGGATGGGCGGATCACCGACGACACCCGCATCACCAGCACGCTCCCCACGCTGAACGCGCTGCTGCAGCGCGGCGCGTCGCTGGTGCTGCTGGCGCATTTCGGCCGCCCCAAGGGGAAGCCGGTGCCGGAGATGTCGCTGCGCCCGGTGGCGGCCCGCCTGGCCGAACTGCTGGAAGGGCACTCCGTCCGCTTCGTGGAAGACACCGTGGGCCGCGAGGCCCACGGTGCCGCCTCCATGCTGCAGCCGGGCGAGGTGATTCTGCTGGAGAACACCCGCTTCCTCCCGGGCGAGGAAAAGAACGACGGACCACTCGCGGAGCAGCTGGCCGCGCTGGGTGACGTGTTCGTCAACGACGCGTTCGGGGCGGCGCACCGGGCGCACTCCTCCACCGCGGGGATCGCGACGATCATGCGCGGGCAGGGCAAGCCGGCGGTGGCGGGGCTTCTGATGGACCGCGAGCTGGAGTACCTGGGCCGTGCGCTGGCGTCCCCGGCGCGCCCGTTCGTCGCCATCCTGGGTGGCAGCAAGATTTCCGGAAAAATCGACGTCATCCGCAGCCTGCTTCCCAAGACCGATCACCTGCTGATCGGCGGGGCGATGGCCAACACCTTCTTCCGCTCCATGGGGCTCGCCACGGGCACCTCGCTGGTGGAAGACGACCGGGTGGAGATGGCGCGCGAACTCCTGGCGCAGGCCGGGGACAAGCTGGTGATTCCGGTGGATGCCGTCGTGGCGCCCCGGCTCGAGGCGGGGCAGACCACCACCGTCGTGGCGCGCGAGGAAATCCAGGCGGACCAGTCGGTGCTCGACATCGGGCCGCGCACCGTGGAGGAGTTCCGCCGCGTGCTCGGCACCGCCGGAACCGTGTTGTGGAACGGGCCGATGGGCGTGTTCGAGATCGCGGAGTTCGCCGCCGGCACGCGCGGGGTGGCCGAGGCCGTCGCTGACGCCACGGACCGCGGTGCCACCACCATCATCGGCGGGGGCGACTCCGCCGCGGCGGTGGCGGACATGGGGCTGGAGTCGCGCATGTCGCACGTTTCCACCGGCGGCGGCGCCTCGCTGGAGTTCCTGGAGGGCCGCGAGCTTCCGGGCGTGTCGGTCCTGTCGGAGGCCGAGTGA
- the gap gene encoding type I glyceraldehyde-3-phosphate dehydrogenase: MPIRVAINGFGRIGRNVLRAAKKAGATDIDFVAVNDLTDTKTLAHLLRYDSVHGAYPGTVEAREQSLLVDGDEIRVFAEKDPAALPWGDLGVDIVIESTGRFTNREDAAKHLQAGAKKVIISAPAKNEDVTIVLGVNEDKYDPANHHVVSNASCTTNCLAPVVKVLLDEFGFKRGVMTTIHSYTNDQNILDLPHKDLRRARAAALSMIPTTTGAAKATSLVLPEVKGLIDGISVRVPTPDVSVVDLTAELGRDVTAQEVNDALRAAAEGRMKGVLAYEEQELVSVDFIGNPASSIIDAPCTSVTAGLVKVVTWYDNEWGYSNRCVDLARYMGERL, from the coding sequence ATGCCCATTCGCGTCGCCATCAACGGCTTCGGCCGCATCGGCCGTAACGTCCTTCGCGCGGCCAAGAAGGCGGGGGCCACCGATATCGACTTCGTGGCCGTCAACGACCTCACCGACACGAAGACGCTCGCGCACCTGCTGCGCTACGACTCGGTTCACGGCGCCTACCCCGGCACGGTGGAAGCGCGCGAACAGTCGCTGCTGGTGGATGGCGACGAGATCCGGGTGTTCGCCGAAAAGGATCCCGCCGCGCTCCCCTGGGGCGACTTGGGCGTGGACATCGTCATCGAGTCCACCGGCCGCTTCACCAACCGCGAAGACGCCGCCAAGCACCTGCAGGCCGGGGCCAAGAAGGTCATCATCTCCGCACCCGCCAAGAACGAGGACGTCACCATCGTCCTGGGCGTCAACGAGGACAAGTACGACCCGGCCAATCACCACGTGGTCAGCAACGCCAGCTGCACCACCAACTGCCTGGCGCCCGTGGTCAAGGTGCTGCTGGACGAGTTCGGGTTCAAGCGCGGAGTGATGACCACCATCCACTCCTACACCAACGACCAGAACATCCTGGACCTGCCGCACAAGGACCTGCGCCGGGCCCGCGCCGCCGCGCTCTCCATGATCCCCACCACCACGGGCGCCGCCAAGGCCACCAGCCTGGTGCTTCCCGAGGTCAAGGGGCTCATCGACGGCATCTCGGTGCGCGTTCCCACCCCGGACGTTTCGGTGGTGGACCTTACGGCCGAGCTGGGCCGCGACGTCACCGCGCAGGAAGTGAACGACGCGCTCCGCGCCGCCGCCGAGGGCCGCATGAAGGGCGTGCTGGCGTACGAGGAGCAGGAGCTGGTTTCCGTGGACTTCATCGGCAACCCGGCGTCGTCCATCATCGACGCGCCGTGCACCAGCGTCACCGCCGGCCTGGTCAAGGTGGTGACCTGGTACGACAACGAGTGGGGCTACAGCAACCGCTGCGTGGACCTGGCCCGCTACATGGGCGAGCGCCTGTGA
- a CDS encoding phosphoribosyltransferase family protein: MNVIRDLISGAWTGALDLVFAPICVACREPVSTTEPERIVCRVCWTRCRPLPAPRCDRCWGPVPAREDPRPKCRTCGEWPAAVRSIRSAFVMGTEPRALVHALKYGGWRAAAEPMSARMAAMTWPRDVDDEARLVVAVPTSRSRLRERGYNQAVLLADGFARRTGRASAPGLLVRTRASATQTALHPGERKANVARAFTAPAAGAGELRGEHVILVDDVWTTGATALACSQALLEAGARVVSVATFARVIPELER; encoded by the coding sequence GTGAACGTCATCCGCGATCTGATTTCCGGTGCGTGGACCGGCGCGCTGGACCTGGTGTTCGCCCCCATCTGCGTGGCCTGCCGGGAGCCGGTTTCCACGACGGAGCCCGAACGCATCGTCTGCCGCGTGTGCTGGACGCGCTGCCGCCCGCTTCCCGCGCCGCGCTGCGACCGGTGCTGGGGGCCCGTTCCCGCGCGGGAAGACCCGCGTCCCAAGTGCCGCACGTGCGGCGAATGGCCCGCCGCCGTGCGCTCCATCCGGTCCGCGTTCGTCATGGGGACGGAGCCGCGTGCGCTGGTGCACGCCCTGAAGTACGGGGGATGGCGCGCCGCCGCGGAGCCCATGTCGGCGCGCATGGCCGCCATGACCTGGCCGCGCGACGTGGACGACGAGGCGCGGCTCGTGGTCGCCGTTCCCACCAGCCGCTCCCGGCTGCGGGAGCGCGGCTACAACCAGGCCGTCCTGCTCGCGGATGGTTTCGCGCGGCGAACGGGGCGCGCCTCCGCGCCCGGTCTGCTCGTGCGCACGCGCGCCTCCGCCACCCAAACGGCCTTGCATCCGGGCGAACGCAAGGCTAACGTAGCGCGCGCTTTTACCGCCCCCGCCGCGGGTGCCGGGGAGCTGCGCGGCGAGCACGTGATCCTGGTGGACGACGTATGGACCACGGGCGCCACCGCGCTGGCCTGCTCCCAGGCGCTGCTGGAGGCCGGGGCGCGCGTGGTGAGTGTCGCGACCTTTGCGCGCGTCATTCCGGAACTGGAGCGCTGA
- the aroE gene encoding shikimate dehydrogenase, whose translation MTTAATRLFAILGDPVAHSLSPVFQNAAFRHLGLDAVYVALRCAPAQVAGLMRGIALAGGGGNVTVPHKAVAASAVDLPSPAVTRTGACNCYWAVDGRVHGDNTDVDGARGAVQSLLGGEPAGASVLLLGAGGAASAAVCALADAGVSRIAIANRTLDRARALADRFRAPGLRIDVAASAQELRGDRFDLAINSTSLGLKAGDAPALDPAEAEGWIGAALDMVYAPGETAWTREMRAHGVPAADGSEMLVRQGAAAFRRWFQMDAPLDEMRAALSLPAS comes from the coding sequence GTGACCACCGCCGCCACCCGCCTCTTCGCGATCCTGGGCGACCCCGTCGCCCACTCGCTTTCTCCCGTCTTTCAGAACGCCGCGTTCCGCCACCTGGGGCTGGATGCCGTGTACGTGGCGCTCCGCTGCGCCCCGGCGCAGGTCGCCGGGCTCATGCGCGGAATCGCGCTGGCGGGCGGCGGCGGCAACGTCACCGTTCCCCACAAGGCGGTGGCCGCGTCCGCGGTGGACCTCCCCTCTCCCGCCGTCACCCGCACCGGCGCCTGCAACTGCTACTGGGCGGTGGACGGGCGCGTGCACGGCGACAACACCGACGTGGACGGCGCGCGCGGCGCGGTGCAGTCGCTCCTGGGCGGCGAGCCGGCGGGCGCGTCCGTGCTCCTGCTGGGGGCCGGCGGCGCGGCGAGCGCGGCGGTGTGCGCGCTGGCAGACGCGGGCGTGTCGCGCATCGCCATCGCCAACCGCACGCTGGATCGCGCGCGTGCGCTGGCGGACCGGTTCCGCGCCCCCGGGCTGCGGATCGACGTGGCCGCCTCCGCACAGGAACTGCGTGGCGACCGCTTCGATCTGGCCATCAACAGCACGTCGCTGGGGCTCAAGGCCGGAGACGCGCCGGCGCTGGACCCCGCGGAGGCGGAGGGGTGGATCGGTGCGGCGCTGGACATGGTCTACGCGCCGGGGGAAACCGCGTGGACGCGCGAGATGCGGGCGCACGGCGTCCCGGCCGCGGACGGAAGCGAGATGCTGGTCCGCCAGGGCGCGGCCGCCTTTCGCCGCTGGTTTCAGATGGATGCGCCGCTGGATGAAATGCGCGCCGCCCTCTCTCTTCCCGCCTCGTAA
- a CDS encoding low molecular weight protein arginine phosphatase, with protein MSDLTPARNPGPEMSEQATRSTPRTTTFNLLFLCTGNTCRSPLAEGIARQAVAARGWRHVRVQSAGVSAAPGGAASPEGVTVAARAGIDLSGHRSQPLTPGLAEWADLILAMSPSHLVVVDRVGAGEKAATLGDFAAGGEGLGHAVPDPYGGPEELYQQTFDELSALIDQVLDRLAPILHP; from the coding sequence ATGTCAGACCTGACCCCCGCCCGCAACCCGGGACCGGAGATGTCCGAACAGGCCACGAGGTCCACGCCGCGGACCACCACGTTCAATCTCCTGTTTCTCTGCACCGGCAACACCTGCCGCTCGCCGCTGGCGGAGGGCATCGCCCGCCAGGCCGTGGCCGCGCGCGGATGGCGGCATGTGCGCGTGCAGTCCGCGGGCGTGTCCGCCGCGCCGGGCGGGGCCGCCTCTCCCGAGGGGGTGACCGTGGCCGCCCGCGCCGGGATTGACCTTTCCGGCCACCGCAGCCAGCCGCTGACCCCCGGGCTGGCCGAGTGGGCGGACCTGATCCTGGCGATGAGCCCGTCGCACCTGGTGGTGGTGGACCGCGTAGGCGCGGGGGAAAAGGCCGCCACGCTGGGCGACTTCGCTGCGGGCGGCGAGGGGCTGGGGCACGCCGTTCCGGATCCGTACGGCGGCCCGGAAGAGCTGTACCAGCAGACGTTTGACGAATTGAGCGCGCTGATCGACCAGGTGCTGGACCGGCTCGCGCCCATTCTGCATCCGTGA
- the ispD gene encoding 2-C-methyl-D-erythritol 4-phosphate cytidylyltransferase gives MSTTSSPDIPRVAAVIVAGGSGRRFGGPVRKQYLSIGGQPVLLRAILPFLRHPRIERVVVVLPAEDVEPPPAWLQGMGIVLAAGGAERGDSVRAGLALVADCDRVLIHDGARPFIDRDTIDRVLEAEGGAIAAVPVTDTIKQVDESGAITGTPDRARLWQAQTPQGFPCAAILHAYDRAAADGFAATDDAALFERYAGPVRVVMGSPRNLKVTRPEDVAVAEAIAAELDRG, from the coding sequence TTGTCGACCACATCTTCGCCTGACATCCCCCGCGTTGCCGCCGTCATCGTCGCCGGCGGCAGCGGCCGTCGCTTCGGCGGGCCGGTGCGCAAGCAATACCTGTCCATCGGCGGGCAGCCGGTGCTGCTGCGCGCCATCCTTCCTTTTCTCCGCCATCCGCGCATCGAACGCGTCGTCGTCGTGCTCCCCGCGGAAGACGTGGAACCGCCTCCGGCGTGGCTGCAGGGGATGGGAATCGTCCTCGCCGCGGGCGGGGCGGAGCGGGGCGATTCCGTCCGCGCGGGACTCGCGCTCGTGGCGGATTGTGACCGGGTGCTGATCCACGACGGTGCGCGCCCGTTCATCGACCGCGACACCATCGACCGCGTGCTGGAGGCGGAGGGCGGCGCGATCGCGGCGGTGCCGGTGACGGATACCATCAAGCAGGTGGATGAATCCGGCGCCATCACCGGCACGCCGGACCGCGCGCGGCTCTGGCAGGCGCAGACGCCGCAGGGCTTTCCGTGCGCCGCCATCCTCCACGCCTATGATCGTGCCGCGGCGGACGGATTCGCCGCCACGGACGACGCGGCGCTGTTCGAGCGCTACGCCGGGCCGGTGCGGGTGGTCATGGGCTCGCCGCGAAATCTGAAGGTGACGCGCCCGGAGGACGTGGCGGTGGCGGAGGCGATCGCGGCGGAACTGGACCGCGGCTGA
- the radA gene encoding DNA repair protein RadA, with product MAKTKTAFFCRECGNETPKWQGQCPACREWNSLVEEPAAPRRAKASASSISSLRLAASNSPAPVRLRDVQGAEGQRWPTGLAEFDFVLGGGIVPGSVVLVGGEPGIGKSTILLQVAARLEGSGRSTLYVSGEESAHQVKLRADRMDEPAGAVTLLAETELDTLLLRAAEVNPRVLLVDSIQTVYTPELEGAPGNVGQVRECAARLQRFAKQTGTAVFLVGHVTKGGGIAGPKTLEHIVDTVLYFEAAGGLDHRVLRATKNRFGGVDEIGVFRMTAGGLAPVANPSELFLGERSDAVPGSAVVATMEGTRPLLVEVQALAAKAAYGAPQRVSSGMDPKRLALLLAVLEKRAGLPFGQLDVFLNVVGGLRLAETAGDAAVAVALASSVFDRAVPADVVIIGELGLGGEVRAVSQMERRLAEAARMGFRTAYLSPRAVPQSVPAGIRAVPAEDIRALVDHIFA from the coding sequence ATGGCCAAGACAAAGACTGCGTTCTTCTGCCGCGAATGCGGCAACGAGACGCCCAAGTGGCAGGGCCAGTGCCCCGCCTGCCGCGAGTGGAATTCGCTGGTGGAAGAGCCCGCCGCGCCGCGCCGGGCCAAGGCGTCCGCGTCGTCGATATCGTCCCTGCGTCTGGCCGCCTCAAACTCGCCCGCGCCCGTGCGGCTGCGCGACGTGCAGGGCGCGGAGGGACAGCGCTGGCCCACGGGGCTGGCCGAGTTCGACTTCGTCCTGGGCGGCGGCATCGTCCCCGGCTCGGTGGTGCTGGTGGGCGGCGAGCCCGGAATCGGCAAATCGACGATTCTGCTGCAGGTGGCCGCGCGGCTGGAAGGCTCCGGCCGCAGCACGCTGTACGTCTCCGGCGAAGAATCCGCGCATCAGGTAAAGCTGCGCGCCGACCGCATGGACGAGCCCGCCGGCGCCGTGACGCTGCTGGCGGAAACGGAACTGGATACTCTCCTCCTGCGCGCGGCGGAAGTGAACCCGCGAGTGCTGCTGGTGGACTCCATCCAGACCGTCTACACGCCGGAACTGGAAGGCGCGCCGGGCAACGTGGGCCAGGTGCGCGAGTGCGCCGCGCGTCTCCAGCGCTTTGCCAAGCAGACGGGAACGGCCGTGTTCCTGGTGGGCCACGTCACCAAGGGCGGCGGCATCGCGGGTCCCAAGACGCTGGAGCACATCGTGGATACGGTGCTCTACTTCGAGGCCGCGGGCGGGCTGGACCACCGCGTTCTGCGCGCCACCAAGAACCGCTTCGGCGGCGTGGACGAGATCGGTGTCTTCCGGATGACGGCGGGCGGGCTGGCCCCGGTCGCCAATCCCAGCGAACTGTTCCTGGGCGAGCGCTCCGACGCGGTCCCCGGCTCCGCCGTGGTGGCGACGATGGAGGGTACGCGCCCGCTCCTGGTAGAAGTGCAGGCGCTGGCGGCAAAGGCCGCGTATGGTGCCCCGCAGCGCGTCAGTTCGGGGATGGATCCCAAGCGGCTCGCCCTCCTTCTCGCCGTGCTGGAAAAGCGAGCCGGCCTTCCCTTCGGCCAGCTGGACGTGTTCCTGAACGTCGTGGGCGGGCTGCGGCTGGCGGAAACCGCGGGGGACGCCGCTGTCGCCGTGGCGCTCGCCTCCAGCGTGTTCGACCGCGCCGTGCCGGCCGACGTCGTCATCATCGGCGAACTGGGACTGGGCGGCGAGGTGCGCGCGGTGAGTCAGATGGAGCGCCGCCTGGCCGAAGCCGCGCGAATGGGCTTCCGCACCGCCTACCTGTCTCCCCGCGCCGTGCCGCAGAGCGTTCCCGCCGGCATCCGCGCCGTCCCCGCCGAAGACATCCGCGCCCTTGTCGACCACATCTTCGCCTGA
- a CDS encoding replicative DNA helicase, giving the protein MSTILPYVPKVAPPSAMPSAFADRSPPYSAEAELAVLGGMLIDADALTKAIEQVDDTMFYREGNRRAFRAMQRIFERGDVVDALTLAEDLRNHGDLESVGGLQFIASAMDAVPTAANIEYHARIVREKALLRRLIEAATTIIQDTYDNPGEVDTLLDQAEQKIFEVAQTNDRKGFVWIKEILWPTFEKIEALQNNNSSVTGIPTGFADLDEMTAGFQPSDLIIVAARPSMGKTAFTLNIAQHAAISAQKAVAFFSLEMSKESLVQRVLCAEARVDAGRLRRGRLGDDEYARLATAAGHLNTAPIYIDDTAGISVLEMRAKARRLKADRPDLSMIIVDYLQLMVGGKGNKTENRQQEVSEISRGLKALAKELDVPVVALSQLSRAVESRPDKRPMMSDLRECVTGDTRVVLADGRRVPIRDLVGTTPEVIAVSEDGKLHRAATDLVWSKGPKPVFTVQLASGRRIRATAEHRLRGPAGWVHVRDLASGDRLALARQLPEPSDPVVWPDSRVGLLGHLVGDGSYLSGQPLRYTTASEENSAYVARAAEAEFGATVNRHAGRGNWHQLVISGNGNRWHPAGVNRWLRELGIFNHRSHQKYLPADVFRFSSRQVALLLRHLWATDGSVHVRTSGARGSSSVFFATCSRLLADDVAALLLRLGIVGRIREVAQPSGRPMYNVYVSGAVDQRRFLETVGGFGPRAEPVARLAERLAATEENTNVDTLPREVFGRVKERMAERGMSQRAMASARGTSYGGTSHFRFAPSRAVVAEYATLLDDEQLHAWAESDLFWDRVVSVVPEGEEEVFDLTVPGPSCWLADGIVSHNSGAIEQDADVIMFLFRPEYYFGPTDKEGNSLEGRAELIIGKQRNGATGTVNLMFLKEFTRFESYSGRSDGPPEY; this is encoded by the coding sequence GCGGAGGACCTGCGCAACCACGGCGACCTGGAGTCGGTGGGCGGCCTGCAGTTCATCGCCTCGGCGATGGACGCGGTGCCCACGGCGGCCAACATCGAGTACCACGCCCGCATCGTTCGCGAAAAGGCGCTGCTGCGCCGCCTGATCGAGGCGGCCACCACCATCATTCAGGACACGTACGACAATCCCGGCGAGGTCGACACCCTGCTGGACCAGGCGGAGCAGAAGATCTTTGAGGTCGCGCAGACCAACGACCGCAAGGGCTTCGTCTGGATCAAGGAGATCCTGTGGCCCACGTTTGAAAAGATCGAGGCGCTGCAGAACAACAACTCGTCCGTCACCGGCATTCCCACCGGCTTCGCCGACCTGGACGAGATGACCGCCGGCTTTCAGCCCAGCGACCTCATCATCGTCGCGGCCAGGCCGTCAATGGGAAAAACGGCGTTCACGCTTAATATCGCGCAGCACGCGGCGATTTCGGCCCAGAAGGCGGTCGCGTTCTTTTCGCTGGAAATGAGCAAGGAGTCGCTGGTGCAGCGCGTGCTCTGCGCCGAGGCCCGCGTGGACGCCGGCCGTCTGCGCCGCGGCCGCCTGGGCGACGACGAGTACGCGCGCCTGGCCACCGCGGCGGGGCACCTGAACACCGCGCCCATCTACATCGACGACACGGCCGGCATCTCGGTGCTGGAAATGCGCGCCAAGGCCCGGCGGCTCAAGGCGGACCGCCCAGACCTGTCGATGATCATCGTCGACTACCTGCAACTGATGGTGGGCGGCAAGGGCAACAAGACCGAAAACCGCCAGCAGGAAGTGTCGGAGATTTCCCGCGGGCTCAAGGCGCTCGCGAAGGAACTCGACGTTCCCGTGGTGGCGCTTTCGCAGCTGTCCCGCGCCGTGGAGTCGCGCCCCGACAAGCGCCCCATGATGAGCGACCTTCGAGAATGCGTCACGGGCGACACGCGCGTGGTGCTGGCGGACGGGCGCCGCGTCCCCATCCGCGACCTGGTGGGGACGACGCCGGAAGTGATCGCGGTGTCGGAAGATGGAAAGCTGCACCGCGCCGCGACGGACCTGGTGTGGAGCAAGGGCCCCAAGCCGGTGTTCACGGTCCAGCTCGCCAGCGGCCGGCGCATCCGCGCCACGGCGGAGCACCGTCTGCGCGGACCGGCCGGATGGGTGCATGTGCGCGACCTCGCCTCCGGCGACCGCCTCGCGCTCGCCCGTCAGCTTCCGGAGCCTTCGGACCCGGTTGTGTGGCCGGACTCGCGCGTGGGTCTGCTGGGCCATCTGGTAGGCGACGGCAGTTACCTGAGCGGCCAGCCGCTCCGCTATACCACCGCGTCGGAGGAGAACAGCGCGTACGTGGCTCGCGCGGCGGAGGCGGAGTTCGGCGCGACGGTCAACCGGCATGCCGGGCGCGGCAACTGGCACCAGCTCGTCATCAGCGGCAACGGAAACCGCTGGCATCCGGCGGGGGTGAACCGCTGGTTGCGCGAACTGGGGATCTTCAACCATCGGTCTCACCAGAAGTACCTGCCTGCGGACGTGTTCCGCTTCAGCAGCCGGCAGGTCGCGCTCCTTCTCCGACATCTGTGGGCGACGGATGGAAGCGTGCACGTCCGCACGTCCGGCGCGCGCGGATCGTCCAGCGTGTTCTTTGCCACGTGCAGCCGACTGCTTGCTGATGACGTGGCCGCGCTGCTGCTGCGCCTGGGAATCGTGGGGCGGATTCGCGAAGTCGCGCAGCCGAGTGGGCGCCCGATGTACAACGTCTATGTCTCCGGCGCCGTTGATCAGCGACGGTTTCTGGAGACTGTCGGCGGATTCGGGCCGCGGGCGGAACCGGTGGCTCGCCTCGCGGAGCGGCTGGCGGCCACGGAGGAAAACACCAATGTCGACACGCTCCCGCGGGAGGTGTTCGGCCGGGTGAAGGAGCGAATGGCGGAGCGGGGGATGTCGCAGCGCGCGATGGCTTCCGCGCGGGGCACGTCGTACGGCGGCACGTCGCATTTCCGCTTCGCCCCGTCCCGCGCGGTTGTGGCGGAATACGCGACGTTGCTGGATGACGAGCAACTGCACGCCTGGGCGGAGAGCGACCTGTTCTGGGACCGTGTTGTGAGCGTGGTGCCCGAAGGCGAGGAAGAAGTGTTCGACCTCACCGTTCCCGGCCCGTCGTGCTGGTTGGCCGACGGCATCGTGAGCCACAACTCCGGCGCCATCGAACAGGACGCGGACGTCATCATGTTCCTTTTCCGCCCGGAGTATTACTTCGGGCCCACGGACAAGGAGGGGAACAGCCTGGAGGGGCGCGCCGAGCTCATCATCGGCAAGCAGCGAAACGGCGCCACCGGCACCGTGAACCTGATGTTCCTCAAGGAGTTCACCCGCTTCGAAAGCTACTCCGGCCGCTCGGACGGTCCGCCGGAGTACTGA